A genomic window from Sceloporus undulatus isolate JIND9_A2432 ecotype Alabama chromosome 9, SceUnd_v1.1, whole genome shotgun sequence includes:
- the CAPN1 gene encoding calpain-1 catalytic subunit — protein sequence MSEEVIVPVYCTGVSAQVQKQRAKDLGLGKHENAVKYLGQDYERLRNECLQNGALFRDETFPASAASLGFKELGANSSKTYGVKWKRPTELCRNPLFIVDGATRTDVCQGALGDCWLLAAIASLTLNDPLLHRVVPHGQSFQNGYAGIFHFQIWQFGEWVDVVVDDLLPTKDGKLVFVHSAEGTEFWSALLEKAYAKLNGCYEALSGGSTSEGFEDFTGGVTEWYDLRKPPSDLFQIILKALERGSLMGCSIDITSAFDMEAVTFKKLVKGHAYSVTGAEQINYRGQRVSLIRIRNPWGEVEWTGAWSDNSGEWNVVDPSIGQQLRIKMEDGEFWMSFQDFLREFSRLEICNLTPDALKSRKFRKWNTTLYDGTWRRGSTAGGCRNFPATFWINPQFKIRLDEIDHDDEEDRREPGCSFLLALMQKHRRRERRLGKDMETIGFAVYEVPSEHIGQPSVHLKRDFFLANSSRARSEQFINLREVSTRFKLPPGEYIVVPSTFEPNKEGDFVLRVFSENKAGTVEMDDQIQANLPDEKVLSESEIDEGFKQLFRQLAGADMEISVRELQTILNRIIGKHKDLRTKGFSLESCRSMVNLMDRDGNGKLGLVEFNILWTKIRGYLAVFRKFDLDKSGSMSAYEMRMALESAGFKLNKKLYELIITRYAEPDLAIDFDNFVCCLIRLETMYRFFLALDSDKDGIVTFDLVKWIQLTMFA from the exons ATGTCAGAAGAAGTCATTGTCCCCGTTTATTGCACCGGCGTCTCGGCACAGGTCCAGAAGCAGCGAGCCAAAGACCTGGGTTTGGGGAAACACGAGAACGCCGTCAAGTACTTAGGCCAGGATTACGAAAGGCTTCGGAATGAATGTTTGCAGAACGGGGCACTCTTCCGGGACGAGACCTTCCCTGCCTCCGCCGCGTCTTTGGGTTTTAAAGAGCTGGGAGCCAACTCCTCCAAAACGTACGGCGTCAAATGGAAACGGCCCACG GAACTTTGCCGCAACCCACTCTTTATCGTCGATGGCGCCACCCGCACAGACGTCTGTCAAGGAGCTCTGG GCGACTGCTGGCTCTTAGCAGCCATTGCTTCGCTCACGCTGAACGATCCCCTTCTCCATCGCGTGGTCCCTCATGGGCAAAGCTTCCAGAATGGCTATGCTGGCATCTTCCATTTCCAG ATCTGGCAATTTGGCGAGTGGGTAGATGTGGTGGTGGATGACCTGCTCCCAACCAAAGATGGCAAACTGGTGTTTGTGCACTCAGCAGAAGGCACCGAATTCTGGAGCGCCCTTCTTGAAAAGGCCTATGCCAA GTTGAACGGATGCTATGAGGCTCTGTCTGGAGGGAGCACCTCCGAAGGGTTTGAAGACTTCACAGGAGGCGTGACGGAGTGGTACGATCTCCGCAAGCCACCGAGCGACCTCTTCCAGATCATCTTGAAGGCCCTGGAGAGGGGATCTCTCATGGGTTGCTCCATTGAT ATTACAAGCGCTTTCGACATGGAAGCTGTCACTTTCAAGAAGCTGGTGAAAGGCCATGCCTATTCTGTCACTGGAGCGGAGCAG ATCAACTATCGAGGGCAGAGGGTCAGTCTGATCCGGATACGAAATCCCTGGGGAGAAGTGGAATGGACCGGAGCCTGGAGTGATAA CTCTGGAGAGTGGAACGTGGTGGATCCATCCATTGGGCAGCAATTGAGAATTAAAATGGAAGATGGCGAATTCTG GATGTCCTTCCAAGACTTTCTCAGGGAGTTCTCCCGCCTTGAGATCTGCAACCTCACGCCAGACGCCCTGAAGTCGCGCAAGTTCCGGAAGTGGAACACGACGCTGTACGACGGGACCTGGCGAAGGGGAAGCACGGCTGGTGGCTGCAGGAATTTTCCAG CCACATTCTGGATCAATCCCCAGTTTAAGATACGCCTTGATGAGATCGACCATGATGATGAGGAAGACCGGAGAGAACCGGGCTGCAGTTTCCTTCTTGCACTGATGCAGAAGCACCGGCGCCGAGAGAGGCGGCTTGGCAAAGACATGGAGACCATTGGCTTTGCAGTCTATGAG GTTCCATCAGAG CATATAGGACAGCCTTCGGTCCACCTGAAACGTGACTTCTTCCTCGCCAATTCCTCGCGGGCCCGATCCGAGCAGTTCATCAACCTGCGAGAGGTCAGCACCCGCTTCAAGCTACCTCCGGGAGAGTATATTGTGGTGCCTTCCACCTTCGAGCCAAACAAGGAAGGGGACTTTGTGCTGAGGGTCTTCTCGGAGAACAAAGCAGGGACGGT GGAGATGGACGATCAGATCCAGGCGAATCTCCCAGATGAG AAAGTGCTTTCCGAAAGCGAGATCGACGAGGGCTTCAAGCAGCTCTTCCGGCAACTGGCCGGAGCG GATATGGAGATCAGCGTCCGCGAACTGCAGACTATCCTCAATAGGATCATCGGAAAAC ATAAAGACCTCCGTACCAAAGGTTTCAGTTTGGAGTCCTGCCGGAGCATGGTGAATCTCATGGAC AGAGATGGAAACGGAAAACTGGGACTGGTGGAGTTCAACATCCTTTGGACCAAAATCAGAGGCTACTTG GCCGTCTTTAGGAAGTTTGATTTAGACAAGTCGGGAAGCATGAGCGCTTATGAGATGCGGATGGCTCTGGAGTCGGCAG gtttcaaGCTGAACAAGAAGCTCTATGAATTGATCATCACTCGCTACGCGGAGCCTGACTTGGCGATCGACTTTGACAACTTTGTCTGCTGCCTCATTCGGCTCGAAACCATGTACA GGTTCTTCCTGGCCCTGGACTCCGACAAAGATGGGATTGTCACCTTTGACTTGGTTAAG